Proteins encoded together in one Pseudomonadota bacterium window:
- the otsB gene encoding trehalose-phosphatase, protein MRRFERHSELILERCLARGEALMLFDFDGTLAPIVGHPNRAALPARWRSRLESLAGHRGIKVGIVTGRPYQDIRKRIPTRGVVVSTDHGHEVRLGRKLLMRVGGGLKREMAALAKDARTILDKAPEAFVEEKDYSVAVHYRLVPQRKKACVVREFVRIAKPHCKKHRLTISRGKQVIEVRQSGLWDKGKASLWIWRRLAPDALPFYFGDDTTDEDAFKALGRRGITVRVGMKRGSRARYFVDEMDEVAPFFERLLKTI, encoded by the coding sequence GTGCGGAGATTCGAAAGGCACAGCGAGCTGATCCTGGAGCGCTGCCTCGCCAGAGGCGAGGCGCTGATGCTATTCGATTTCGACGGCACCCTCGCACCCATCGTGGGCCATCCGAACAGGGCCGCGCTGCCCGCGCGCTGGCGCTCCCGCCTCGAGAGCCTCGCGGGCCACCGCGGCATCAAAGTGGGCATAGTCACTGGCAGGCCCTATCAGGACATCAGGAAGCGGATACCGACGCGCGGCGTCGTCGTCTCCACCGACCACGGCCACGAGGTGCGCCTTGGAAGAAAGCTCCTGATGAGAGTGGGCGGAGGTCTCAAGCGGGAGATGGCGGCTCTCGCCAAAGATGCGCGAACGATACTCGACAAGGCGCCGGAGGCGTTCGTCGAGGAGAAGGATTACTCCGTGGCTGTCCACTACAGGCTGGTGCCGCAGCGCAAGAAGGCCTGCGTGGTCCGGGAGTTCGTCCGCATCGCGAAGCCGCACTGCAAAAAGCACCGTCTCACGATCTCGAGGGGCAAACAGGTTATCGAGGTGCGCCAGAGCGGGCTCTGGGACAAGGGGAAGGCGTCGCTCTGGATCTGGCGCAGGCTCGCGCCGGACGCCCTGCCCTTTTATTTCGGCGACGACACGACCGACGAGGACGCATTCAAAGCGCTCGGCAGGCGCGGGATAACGGTCCGCGTCGGAATGAAGAGGGGAAGCCGCGCCCGATACTTCGTGGATGAGATGGACGAGGTCGCCCCGTTTTTCGAGCGCCTCCTGAAGACCATCTGA
- a CDS encoding glycosyltransferase — translation MPGLSEYEPIAGRYVIEELRMLASKISGRTVQMVNSTAVGGGVAEILNRMMPLLRELGIDARWDVIKGGDKFFWVTKTVHNALHGAAEGLSQDMIDEFMAVSEQNNRAIACDADIVFIHDPQPIALVGQKESRRNKWIWRCHVDVSNPNPQVWEFLRRFIVRYDTSVFSAPQFSQVLPIRQALISPSIDPLADKNRELSREEIDEVLHRFEIKRDKPIVTQVSRFDFLKDPVGVIEAFRMVRKSVDCQLVLAGGTATDDPESEIVLNEVIKAADGDEDIHVLLIPPGSNVEINALQRASSVVVQKSIKEGFGLTVSEALWKGKPVVASAVGGIPLQIKHRFSGMLCHSVEGAANSIKYLLNNPDFAKQLGEQGREQVRAHHLLTRHLTEYLLLFLSLYSDADVVNL, via the coding sequence ATGCCGGGACTGTCAGAATATGAACCGATCGCAGGGCGGTACGTGATCGAAGAGCTCAGGATGCTCGCATCCAAGATCTCCGGCAGGACCGTCCAGATGGTCAACTCCACCGCAGTGGGCGGCGGCGTCGCGGAGATACTCAACCGCATGATGCCGCTGCTGCGGGAGCTGGGGATCGACGCCCGCTGGGACGTCATAAAGGGCGGGGACAAGTTCTTCTGGGTCACCAAGACCGTCCACAACGCCCTCCACGGCGCCGCGGAGGGGCTGTCGCAGGACATGATCGACGAGTTCATGGCGGTGAGCGAACAGAACAACAGGGCGATCGCATGCGATGCGGACATCGTCTTCATACACGACCCCCAGCCCATCGCGCTCGTCGGGCAGAAGGAGTCGCGCCGCAATAAGTGGATATGGCGCTGCCACGTGGACGTCTCCAACCCCAACCCCCAGGTCTGGGAGTTCCTGCGCCGATTCATCGTCAGGTACGACACCTCGGTCTTCTCCGCCCCTCAGTTCTCGCAGGTCCTGCCCATCAGGCAGGCCCTGATATCGCCATCCATCGACCCGCTCGCAGACAAGAACAGGGAGCTCTCCCGCGAGGAGATCGACGAGGTGCTTCACCGCTTCGAGATCAAGCGCGACAAGCCGATCGTCACCCAGGTGAGCAGGTTCGATTTCCTCAAGGATCCGGTCGGCGTTATAGAGGCGTTCAGGATGGTGCGCAAGTCGGTCGACTGCCAGCTGGTGCTCGCAGGCGGCACCGCCACCGACGACCCCGAGTCGGAGATAGTGCTGAACGAGGTCATCAAGGCCGCCGACGGCGACGAGGACATACACGTCCTGCTCATCCCGCCGGGCAGCAACGTGGAGATAAACGCGCTCCAGCGCGCCTCGAGCGTGGTCGTCCAGAAATCGATCAAGGAGGGGTTCGGGCTGACGGTGTCGGAGGCGCTCTGGAAGGGCAAGCCGGTTGTGGCGAGCGCGGTTGGGGGCATCCCGCTGCAGATAAAGCACCGCTTTTCCGGCATGCTCTGCCACAGCGTGGAGGGCGCGGCCAACTCCATCAAGTACCTGCTCAACAACCCCGATTTCGCGAAGCAGCTCGGCGAGCAGGGCCGCGAGCAGGTCAGGGCGCACCATCTCCTCACCCGCCACCTGACCGAATACCTGCTGCTCTTCCTGTCGCTGTACTCGGACGCGGACGTGGTCAATCTGTAG
- a CDS encoding trehalose-6-phosphate synthase: protein MVSNREPYVHNWREGKISVSRPASGLVTAIDPMLRASRGTWIAHGSGNADRSVVDEKGRVKVPPGKDLYTLRRVWLTKEEEQGYYYGLSNETLWPLCHVAYARPAFKLADWEMYKKVNRRFADVVLEEIGDRKAFVWVQDYHFALLPAMLKEARPDIMVAQFWHIPWPNPEIFRICPWSHEILEGMLGNDLLGFHIRWHCDNFMNTVDLILESRIDRESSTVFHHGGLSTKVMAFPISVDYGQIEEDSQQDFSSNETVGDVMDLLPMKYEVMAVGIDRIDYTKGIPERLKAIDRYLEKHPEMIEKFLFVQIGSLSRIHIGLYKQLNDEINRLVEEINWKYSTEGWQPIVMLRRGLVYPEILAFYRMAKVCIVSSLHDGMNLVAKEYISSCAGGDGALVLSRFAGASRELDKGAIVINPYDTEAFADAIHEAVSMPDEERRSRMEKLRAIVSEYNIYRWAAKFMSELSKIA, encoded by the coding sequence GTGGTCTCCAACCGCGAACCGTACGTCCATAACTGGCGGGAGGGCAAGATCTCGGTCTCAAGGCCCGCGTCGGGCCTCGTGACCGCCATCGATCCGATGCTCAGGGCGAGCCGGGGCACATGGATCGCCCACGGCAGCGGCAACGCGGACAGAAGCGTCGTGGACGAAAAGGGAAGGGTAAAGGTCCCGCCGGGCAAGGACCTCTACACCCTCCGGAGGGTCTGGCTCACCAAGGAGGAGGAGCAGGGATACTACTACGGCCTCTCGAACGAGACCCTCTGGCCGCTCTGCCACGTCGCCTACGCGAGGCCCGCTTTCAAACTCGCCGACTGGGAGATGTACAAGAAGGTCAACCGCCGCTTCGCCGACGTGGTGCTCGAGGAGATCGGCGACAGGAAGGCCTTCGTCTGGGTGCAGGACTACCACTTCGCCCTGCTGCCCGCGATGCTCAAAGAGGCCAGGCCCGACATCATGGTCGCGCAGTTCTGGCACATCCCGTGGCCCAACCCCGAGATATTCAGGATCTGCCCCTGGAGCCACGAGATCCTGGAGGGCATGCTCGGCAACGACCTGCTGGGCTTCCACATACGCTGGCACTGCGACAACTTCATGAACACCGTTGACCTCATCCTGGAGTCCCGCATCGACAGGGAGAGCTCCACCGTGTTCCACCACGGGGGGCTCTCCACCAAGGTGATGGCCTTCCCCATAAGCGTCGACTACGGCCAGATCGAGGAGGACTCGCAGCAGGACTTCTCGAGCAACGAGACGGTGGGCGACGTGATGGACCTGTTGCCCATGAAGTACGAGGTGATGGCGGTCGGCATAGACCGCATAGACTACACCAAGGGCATACCGGAGCGCCTCAAGGCCATAGACCGCTATCTGGAGAAACACCCGGAGATGATCGAGAAATTCCTCTTCGTGCAGATCGGCTCGCTCTCCAGAATACACATAGGGCTCTACAAGCAGCTCAACGACGAGATCAACCGCCTTGTAGAGGAGATCAACTGGAAGTACTCGACAGAGGGCTGGCAGCCCATCGTCATGCTGCGCAGGGGGCTCGTGTACCCGGAGATACTGGCGTTCTACCGTATGGCGAAGGTCTGCATCGTGAGCTCGCTCCACGACGGCATGAACCTCGTGGCAAAGGAGTATATCTCCAGCTGCGCTGGAGGCGACGGGGCGCTGGTGCTCTCACGATTCGCCGGTGCATCGCGCGAGCTGGACAAGGGGGCGATCGTGATCAACCCCTACGACACCGAGGCGTTTGCCGACGCGATACACGAGGCGGTCTCGATGCCCGACGAGGAGCGGCGCAGCAGGATGGAGAAGCTGCGCGCGATCGTCTCGGAGTACAACATATACCGCTGGGCGGCAAAGTTCATGTCCGAGCTGTCCAAGATAGCGTGA
- a CDS encoding 4Fe-4S binding protein yields MAHTINDECINCGACDPVCPVEAISEKDDRRVIDPKKCTDCGACVEVCPVEAIKPG; encoded by the coding sequence ATGGCACACACGATAAACGACGAATGCATCAACTGCGGGGCCTGCGACCCGGTCTGTCCGGTGGAGGCGATATCGGAGAAGGACGACCGCAGGGTGATCGATCCAAAGAAGTGCACCGACTGCGGGGCATGCGTGGAGGTGTGCCCGGTGGAGGCGATAAAACCCGGATGA
- a CDS encoding zinc-dependent peptidase → MGRPLPDGQLAVIRRNVALYRLIPEELKPELHGHIQNFLAEKHFEGCGGLALTEEMRVTIAAQACMLLLRRRSTYFPKCDSVIVYPSAYVAGKRSRFGYVETEEASVRLGESWTQGLVVLAWDEVAREAAHPDEGRNVVLHEFAHQLDQEDGAADGTPILGSRSAYPEWSRVMGGEYAKLRDRAFNHVHDVLDAYGATNEAEFFAVATEAFFNRGKALKYKHPELYGLLEGYYRLDPAEWVQR, encoded by the coding sequence ATGGGCAGGCCGCTCCCCGACGGGCAGCTCGCGGTCATAAGGCGCAACGTCGCGCTATACAGGCTCATCCCGGAGGAGCTGAAACCCGAGCTGCACGGCCACATCCAGAATTTCCTCGCTGAGAAGCACTTCGAGGGGTGCGGCGGCCTTGCGCTCACTGAGGAGATGCGCGTCACTATCGCGGCCCAGGCGTGCATGCTGCTGCTCCGCCGGAGGAGCACCTATTTCCCCAAGTGCGACTCCGTGATCGTCTATCCTTCGGCGTACGTCGCAGGGAAGAGGAGCAGGTTCGGATACGTGGAGACCGAGGAGGCGAGCGTGCGCCTCGGCGAGTCGTGGACGCAGGGCCTCGTGGTGCTCGCGTGGGACGAGGTGGCGAGGGAGGCGGCTCACCCCGATGAGGGGAGAAACGTGGTGCTCCACGAGTTCGCCCACCAGCTGGACCAGGAGGACGGCGCCGCCGACGGGACGCCGATACTCGGGAGCCGCTCCGCGTACCCGGAGTGGTCCAGGGTCATGGGCGGGGAGTACGCAAAGCTGAGGGACAGGGCGTTCAATCACGTCCACGACGTGCTGGACGCATACGGCGCGACCAACGAGGCGGAGTTCTTCGCCGTGGCCACGGAGGCCTTCTTCAACAGGGGCAAGGCCCTCAAGTACAAGCACCCCGAGCTCTACGGGCTGCTCGAGGGTTATTATCGTCTCGACCCTGCGGAGTGGGTGCAGCGCTGA
- the lpoB gene encoding penicillin-binding protein activator LpoB, with protein MKTRLICLLAVAAISLTMSSCATKKVYTEGKYIDPGEVWLLSDKFVEADLQVIAERLSKSMLSSEFLATSDRKPAVIISLFSNGTDEHIDMVSLTNKIRQHLIDSGQVRFLNNRLRREIARELEYQGSGYVSPETAKAKGRQVGADWVLSGHIASIKQPVGRREIVYYKTTMEITDLETAEIVWADELEIKKKFTRKRVTM; from the coding sequence ATGAAAACGAGACTGATATGCTTGTTGGCAGTTGCTGCCATTTCACTGACGATGTCGAGCTGCGCCACGAAGAAGGTCTACACGGAGGGAAAATACATCGATCCGGGCGAGGTGTGGCTCCTCTCCGACAAGTTCGTGGAGGCGGACCTGCAGGTGATCGCGGAGCGGCTCTCCAAATCCATGCTCTCGAGCGAGTTTCTGGCAACCTCCGACAGGAAGCCGGCGGTGATCATCAGCCTCTTCTCCAACGGGACCGACGAGCACATCGACATGGTCTCGCTGACCAACAAGATCCGGCAGCATCTCATCGACTCCGGCCAGGTGAGGTTTCTCAACAACCGCCTGCGCCGGGAGATCGCGCGCGAGCTGGAGTACCAGGGCTCGGGCTACGTGAGCCCCGAGACCGCCAAGGCCAAGGGCCGCCAGGTCGGCGCCGACTGGGTCCTCTCGGGGCACATCGCATCGATCAAGCAGCCGGTGGGGCGCAGGGAGATCGTGTACTACAAGACCACCATGGAGATCACGGACCTCGAGACCGCCGAGATCGTCTGGGCCGACGAGCTTGAGATCAAGAAGAAGTTCACCAGAAAACGAGTCACCATGTAA
- a CDS encoding DUF378 domain-containing protein — protein sequence MKALKWIVLILVIVGGLNWGLVGLFNFNLVATLFGEMTSISRVVYTLVGVAALVMIFLLPKIKKETA from the coding sequence ATGAAGGCACTGAAGTGGATTGTGTTGATTCTCGTGATCGTAGGCGGTCTGAACTGGGGGCTGGTGGGGCTGTTCAATTTTAACCTTGTGGCGACGCTGTTCGGCGAGATGACCTCAATATCGCGCGTGGTGTACACGCTGGTGGGGGTCGCTGCCCTGGTCATGATCTTCCTGCTCCCGAAGATCAAGAAGGAGACCGCATAG